In one window of Synergistes jonesii DNA:
- a CDS encoding alpha-isopropylmalate synthase regulatory domain-containing protein — protein MKRIRLTDITLREASREGGGALSFKEIIEMSKILDRLNVDVISLAPIVNEKIDSLLVRTIAAAVKKSSLSLPVGLAGEGVRGAWEAISEAVSPRLYVEAPLSTVQMEFICGKKPDAVMEMIGELVRKSRELCADVEFAAADATRAEGEFLYQALRCAVEAGAATVTICDSAGQMMPYEFGSFIRDVYENVPELHDVTLSVKCSDSLAMAAADAVSAVAAGASEVAVSVGGGCAPSLETVASIIRARGEEHGYYSNIKYTELHRSIAQMNWISRAERSGTSAFETGMSIGGPTDVKLDANDDIAAVNKAALHLGYELSEEDIVKVYDTFKNVAAKKSVGAKELEAIIATSALQVPPAYELESFVINSGNIINATANIRCRHNGEERFGLAAGDGPIDAAFLAIEQITGRHYELDDFQIQAVTEGREAMGSTLVKLRSNGKLYSGNGISTDIIGSSIRAYLNALNKISYEENNAQ, from the coding sequence ATGAAGAGAATAAGGTTGACGGATATCACGCTTCGCGAAGCGTCGCGCGAGGGAGGGGGCGCCCTCTCTTTCAAAGAGATAATAGAGATGTCGAAGATTCTCGACAGGTTGAACGTCGACGTGATAAGCCTCGCACCGATTGTAAACGAAAAAATAGATTCTCTGCTCGTTCGGACGATCGCGGCGGCCGTTAAAAAGAGCTCGCTTTCGCTTCCCGTCGGGCTCGCCGGCGAAGGTGTGAGGGGCGCGTGGGAGGCGATCTCCGAGGCCGTCAGCCCGCGCCTTTACGTCGAGGCGCCGCTCTCCACCGTGCAGATGGAATTCATATGCGGCAAAAAGCCCGACGCCGTTATGGAGATGATCGGGGAGCTCGTCCGCAAGAGCCGCGAACTCTGCGCCGACGTCGAATTCGCGGCGGCCGACGCCACGCGCGCCGAAGGCGAATTCCTCTACCAAGCCCTGCGCTGCGCTGTCGAAGCGGGAGCCGCGACCGTGACGATCTGCGACTCGGCCGGTCAGATGATGCCGTACGAATTCGGCTCATTTATCCGCGACGTTTATGAGAACGTGCCGGAGCTTCACGACGTGACGCTCTCGGTCAAATGCTCCGACAGCCTCGCGATGGCCGCGGCCGACGCGGTTTCGGCGGTGGCGGCCGGCGCTTCCGAGGTGGCCGTCTCCGTCGGCGGGGGCTGCGCGCCGTCGCTCGAAACGGTCGCCTCGATAATACGCGCACGCGGCGAGGAGCACGGCTACTACAGCAATATCAAATACACCGAGCTTCACCGCTCGATCGCGCAGATGAACTGGATATCGCGCGCGGAGCGCAGCGGCACGAGCGCCTTTGAGACCGGAATGTCGATCGGCGGGCCGACGGACGTCAAGCTCGACGCGAACGACGACATCGCGGCCGTGAACAAGGCGGCGCTGCACCTCGGCTACGAGCTCTCGGAAGAAGATATCGTGAAGGTCTACGACACCTTCAAGAACGTCGCGGCGAAAAAATCCGTCGGCGCCAAGGAACTGGAGGCGATCATCGCGACGAGCGCGCTGCAGGTGCCGCCCGCCTACGAGCTCGAAAGCTTCGTCATCAACAGCGGCAACATCATAAACGCGACGGCGAACATCCGCTGCCGCCACAACGGCGAAGAGCGCTTCGGGCTTGCGGCCGGCGACGGTCCTATCGACGCCGCCTTCCTGGCGATCGAGCAGATAACGGGGCGCCACTACGAGCTCGACGACTTCCAGATACAGGCCGTCACCGAAGGACGCGAGGCCATGGGCTCGACGCTCGTCAAGCTGCGCTCGAACGGCAAGCTCTACTCGGGCAACGGCATCTCGACGGACATCATAGGCTCGAGTATCAGGGCGTATCTCAACGCGCTTAACAAGATTTCCTACGAGGAGAACAACGCACAATGA